From the Candidatus Deferrimicrobiaceae bacterium genome, the window AAAAACGGGTTCGACCGTTTTTCCTCCCCCACCGTCGTGGCCGGGCCGTGCCCCGGGTACAGGACCGTGTCGTCCGGGAGGGGGAAGATCTTTTTCCTGACCGACTCGATCAGTCGTTCGTGGTTTCCCCCGGGAAGGTCGGTCCTCCCGATGGAACCGGCGAAAATGAGGTCCCCCACGAACGCCATCTTCCCTCCTATATAGGATACACAACCGGGGGTATGCCCCGGCGTGTGCGCCACGAGGAACTCCTGGCCCCCGAAGGGGACGATGTCCCCCTCCTCCACGAGGACGTCCGGCGGGGGGGGATCGGGGACGGACAGCCCGAAGAGCATCCCCTGGCGCCTCGCCCCCGTCATCCGGTCGACGTCCGCGGGGTGAAGATGGACGGGCGCTCCCGTCTTTTCCCGGAGGAGACCCACCGCGCCCACATGGTCGAAATGGCCGTGGGTCAGCAGGATCTTCTCCACCGCGAGCCCCAGGCCTGCGATCTCGGCGAG encodes:
- a CDS encoding MBL fold metallo-hydrolase; this encodes MDPEAVTGGDPFRVYVMEVGPLAVNAYLVEHTASRKAVVIDPGGDGEAILAEIAGLGLAVEKILLTHGHFDHVGAVGLLREKTGAPVHLHPADVDRMTGARRQGMLFGLSVPDPPPPDVLVEEGDIVPFGGQEFLVAHTPGHTPGCVSYIGGKMAFVGDLIFAGSIGRTDLPGGNHERLIESVRKKIFPLPDDTVLYPGHGPATTVGEEKRSNPF